The window GCCGTGCCTTGCGTTACCGACTTGAACGGCTTGCCTTCGAATTCCGACGCGACCGTTGTCCAGAAGCTGTCGACCGGATGGGTCAGCAACAGGACTTCGATGCCGCGCGCCTTAAAGCCCTCAAGCTGGGGCGAGGCTTCGAGCCGCGCGCGATCGTCGCCGGCCATGAAGAAGATCGCCTTCTGGCCCTCCTTCATCGATGACACGTATTCTGAAAGGCTGCGCAGTTCCTCGCCTGAGGCCGTGGAGCGGAAGCGGGCCAGCTTGAACAGCTGCTCGCGCCGTTCGTAGTCTTCATAGAGTCCTTCCTTCAGGACGACTCCGAAATTCTCCCAGATCTTCGCATAGGCTTGCGCATCGTTCTCGGCCAGCTTGACGAGATCACCGAGGATACGGTTGGTGACGCCCTTCCGGATCGCCGCCAGCAGCGGGCTATCCTGGATCATCTCACGCGAAACGTTGAGCGGCAGGTCGGCAGAGTCGACCAGCCCGCGCACGAAGCGCAGATAACGCGGCAGGAGGTCGGCATCGTCGGTGATGAAGACGCGCCGCACGTAAAGCTTCATCCGTCCCTTGCGGTCCTGATCAAAGAGGTCGAACGGTCGCGAACCAGGCACGAAGGCCAGAACGCTGTATTCCTGCCGGCCCTCAGCCCGGAAATGGATCGTCGCGGCCGGTTCGTCATACTGGCCGGCGACGCTGCGGTAGAAATCCGTGTATTCCTCCGGCTTGATCTCGCTCTTCGGTTTTACCCACAAAGCGGTGCCGTCCGCGATGTCACGCGCCTCTGAGCCGGGCTTCTCGATGAGAGATATGGGTACAGGCACGTGACCAGACTGCGACTTCACGAGCCGTTCGAGCTGATAGCTTTCGGTGTAGGAGGCAGCGTCCTGCATGAGATGGAGCACGATGCGGGTGCCGCGCTTGGGCGCTTCGTCAAGCGCAACCGGGCCAATCTCAAAAGTACCTTTGCCGTCGGAGGACCAGCGCCAGGCTTCCCCGCTGCCCGCCTGACGGCTGATTACGTCGACCCTGTCGGCCACCATGAAGGCGGAGTAAAAACCGACGCCGAACTGGCCGATCAGTTGCGCATCGTCGCCCGTCTTGCCCGTTTCGATGCGCTCCATGAAGGCGCGCGTGCCGGATCGGGCGATGGTGCCCAGCGCCTCCGTCATCTCGTCGCGGCTCATGCCGATGCCGTTGTCCTCAACGACGAGTTGCTTCTTATCGGGATCGGCGGCGATTGTGATGCGCGGCCTGGGATCGTCACCCAGCAGTTCGGGACGGCTGATCGCCTCGTAGCGAAGCTTTTCGCAGGCGTCGGCGGCGTTGGAGATTAACTCCCGCAGGAAGACATCGCGGTCGGAATAGACCGAATGCACCATCATATGGAGCAGCCGCGAGACGTCCGCCTCGAATGTTCTCGTTTCCGCCGCGCTGGCATCTGTCGTCATCTCGAAATTCCCATGCCATCGATCTGCAACCGGCCAGCAATGGCAAAAAGCTCCTGATTTGAAAATGGGCCGACCGATTTGCCCACGCCGGTGGCCGAACCTATCGCTTAAGTCCTGGTGTTTGCGCTGGAAGACGATGCGGTCGATACTGCGGGCATCAGCGCGTTCATGTCCGGAACGAGTATGTCGTTGCGACGAGCAAAGGCGACGAACGTCGATCGCACCGTCTCGGCATCGATCTCGCCGGCAATGCCCGCCTTG is drawn from Rhizobiaceae bacterium and contains these coding sequences:
- the htpG gene encoding molecular chaperone HtpG, producing MTTDASAAETRTFEADVSRLLHMMVHSVYSDRDVFLRELISNAADACEKLRYEAISRPELLGDDPRPRITIAADPDKKQLVVEDNGIGMSRDEMTEALGTIARSGTRAFMERIETGKTGDDAQLIGQFGVGFYSAFMVADRVDVISRQAGSGEAWRWSSDGKGTFEIGPVALDEAPKRGTRIVLHLMQDAASYTESYQLERLVKSQSGHVPVPISLIEKPGSEARDIADGTALWVKPKSEIKPEEYTDFYRSVAGQYDEPAATIHFRAEGRQEYSVLAFVPGSRPFDLFDQDRKGRMKLYVRRVFITDDADLLPRYLRFVRGLVDSADLPLNVSREMIQDSPLLAAIRKGVTNRILGDLVKLAENDAQAYAKIWENFGVVLKEGLYEDYERREQLFKLARFRSTASGEELRSLSEYVSSMKEGQKAIFFMAGDDRARLEASPQLEGFKARGIEVLLLTHPVDSFWTTVASEFEGKPFKSVTQGTADLSDIPPLDGSAKPEAETSSEIATFLAFVKTALGDAVSDVKASDRLTESAVCLVAPEHGPDRQFERLLNAAGRLDKAAKPVLEINPRHERIAALAKLGKDERAFKEDTAHLLYDEARVLDGDKPADAKAFSERLSRLFARGMHRS
- a CDS encoding DUF982 domain-containing protein, which translates into the protein MQHIHFEEPVTVLVGMGLPARIETVMEAYALLQDWPAASRNSAHAVALNACKAGIAGEIDAETVRSTFVAFARRNDILVPDMNALMPAVSTASSSSANTRT